One genomic window of Polyangiaceae bacterium includes the following:
- a CDS encoding DUF4288 domain-containing protein: MVVVEDEHIGWYGAHTLYGYRAADAAAPQLVERRVVLVQARDMQHALEVAEAEAQEYADSRWLNLDGEEVRVRYLGCCDVFDMQATPGAAVEVYSTTHVVREALSDDELVNRFFGEVESEQERALRERFEIGDPLPDGD; encoded by the coding sequence ATGGTTGTGGTTGAGGACGAACACATCGGATGGTACGGCGCGCACACGCTCTATGGCTATCGCGCAGCGGATGCGGCGGCGCCGCAGCTCGTGGAACGTCGGGTGGTGCTGGTGCAAGCCCGAGACATGCAGCACGCGCTCGAGGTCGCCGAGGCGGAGGCGCAGGAGTACGCGGACTCGCGGTGGCTGAACTTGGATGGCGAGGAGGTCCGTGTCCGCTATCTCGGCTGCTGTGATGTGTTCGACATGCAGGCGACGCCTGGTGCTGCGGTCGAGGTCTACTCGACGACGCACGTGGTCCGGGAAGCGCTCAGCGATGACGAGCTCGTGAATCGCTTCTTCGGCGAAGTCGAGTCGGAGCAGGAGCGAGCGCTCCGAGAGCGATTCGAGATCGGCGATCCGTTACCCGACGGTGACTGA
- a CDS encoding effector binding domain-containing protein produces the protein MSYLQRVRRAVDFIESNLDQELDLADVAAHAGISRWHFQRMFKALTKETLKSYIRQRRLALALDKLLTTQERILDISISAGYESQEAFTRAFKQAFDHTPHEFRRIGSKNLFLKKVEIDAGYLRHINQNLSLEPRLIEQAPMRCVGMQTEFFSSDSEKNNIASQIPPLWAAFLPHLEAIPNRVPGVCYGIIEQSAEGSEQLKYTAAMQVTEVSAELPEGMLAVQIPGATYAHFDHRGEVTNLDHSVNYIYSNWLCSSDLRHTYGPDLEVYGAEYHPTSEDSVIQYAIPVVRG, from the coding sequence ATGAGCTATCTCCAACGCGTGCGGCGCGCCGTCGACTTCATCGAGAGCAACCTGGATCAGGAGCTGGATTTGGCGGACGTCGCCGCGCACGCTGGGATCAGCCGCTGGCATTTTCAGCGCATGTTCAAGGCGCTCACCAAAGAAACCCTCAAGAGCTACATCCGCCAGCGACGCTTGGCGCTGGCGCTCGACAAGCTCTTGACGACACAGGAGCGCATCCTCGACATCTCCATTTCCGCAGGGTACGAGAGTCAGGAGGCGTTCACCCGCGCCTTCAAGCAGGCCTTCGACCACACACCCCACGAGTTTCGGCGCATCGGGAGCAAGAACTTGTTCTTGAAGAAGGTGGAAATCGACGCCGGCTACCTGCGCCACATCAACCAGAATTTGAGCCTCGAGCCGCGGCTGATCGAGCAGGCCCCGATGCGGTGCGTCGGCATGCAGACGGAGTTCTTCTCCAGCGACTCGGAGAAGAACAACATCGCAAGCCAGATCCCTCCGTTGTGGGCGGCGTTTCTCCCCCACCTCGAGGCCATCCCAAACCGCGTCCCCGGTGTGTGCTACGGCATCATCGAGCAGTCAGCGGAAGGCTCGGAGCAGCTAAAGTACACTGCCGCGATGCAGGTAACGGAGGTCAGTGCTGAGCTGCCCGAAGGCATGCTCGCCGTTCAGATCCCCGGGGCAACGTACGCCCATTTCGATCACCGCGGCGAAGTGACGAACCTCGACCACTCGGTGAACTACATCTACTCGAACTGGCTCTGCAGCTCCGACCTCAGGCACACCTACGGACCAGACCTGGAAGTCTACGGTGCGGAGTACCACCCGACGTCCGAGGACTCCGTCATCCAGTACGCGATCCCGGTTGTACGGGGCTAG
- a CDS encoding nuclear transport factor 2 family protein, whose amino-acid sequence MDHRQVWERYAQSWKVKTAKEKRALFAESLSPECVYQDPLQRCAGFEELEAYMLAFHQQIPGGHFVTKRFRTHHDKSIAEWDMCGADGQVLGDGVSFGEYDAQGRLVRMTGFFDVPDPQ is encoded by the coding sequence ATGGACCACCGACAAGTTTGGGAGCGCTACGCGCAGAGCTGGAAAGTGAAGACGGCCAAGGAGAAGCGCGCGCTGTTCGCGGAGAGCCTGAGCCCGGAGTGCGTGTATCAAGATCCGCTGCAGCGCTGCGCGGGCTTCGAGGAGCTGGAGGCCTACATGCTGGCGTTTCACCAGCAGATCCCTGGCGGCCACTTCGTGACCAAGCGCTTTCGCACGCACCATGATAAGAGCATCGCGGAGTGGGATATGTGCGGCGCGGATGGTCAGGTGCTGGGAGACGGCGTGAGCTTTGGTGAGTACGACGCGCAAGGGCGCCTGGTGCGCATGACCGGCTTCTTTGACGTGCCTGATCCGCAGTGA
- the yghU gene encoding glutathione-dependent disulfide-bond oxidoreductase — protein MTENYTPPKVWTWDKESGGNFANINRPIAGATHDKELPVGEHPFQLYSLATPNGQKVTILFEELLEAGHDAEYDAWLINIMEGDQFGSGFVDINPNSKIPALLDRSGKEPQRVFESGSILLYLAEKFGTFLPKDPAKRTEALSWLFWQMGAAPLLGGGFGHFYAYAPTKQEYPINRYAMEVKRQLDVLDRRLADHEFLAGEYSIADMAIWPWYGGLVKNKAYNAAEFLSAQEYKNVLRWTEQIAQRPGVRRGRVVNKSWGDEPGLAERHSKSDFEKL, from the coding sequence ATGACCGAGAACTACACGCCGCCGAAGGTTTGGACCTGGGACAAGGAAAGCGGCGGAAACTTCGCCAATATCAATCGCCCCATCGCGGGCGCGACCCATGACAAGGAGCTGCCCGTTGGGGAGCATCCGTTTCAGCTCTACTCGCTGGCCACGCCCAACGGGCAAAAGGTCACCATCCTCTTCGAGGAGCTGCTCGAGGCGGGTCACGACGCCGAGTACGACGCCTGGCTGATCAACATCATGGAAGGTGATCAGTTCGGGAGCGGCTTCGTCGACATCAACCCGAACTCGAAGATCCCGGCGCTGCTGGATCGCAGCGGCAAGGAGCCCCAGCGGGTGTTCGAGTCGGGTTCGATCTTGCTTTACCTTGCGGAAAAATTTGGCACCTTCTTGCCGAAGGACCCCGCCAAGCGTACCGAGGCGCTGAGCTGGCTCTTCTGGCAGATGGGCGCGGCGCCACTGCTCGGTGGCGGCTTTGGGCACTTCTACGCCTACGCACCGACCAAGCAGGAGTACCCGATCAATCGCTACGCGATGGAGGTCAAGCGCCAGCTCGACGTTCTCGACCGTCGCCTCGCGGATCATGAGTTCCTGGCGGGAGAGTACTCCATCGCCGACATGGCGATCTGGCCCTGGTACGGCGGCCTGGTGAAGAACAAGGCCTACAACGCCGCCGAGTTCCTCTCCGCCCAAGAGTACAAGAACGTGCTGCGCTGGACCGAGCAAATCGCTCAGCGCCCCGGCGTACGCCGCGGCCGCGTCGTCAACAAGAGCTGGGGTGACGAGCCCGGTCTCGCTGAGCGCCATTCGAAGAGCGACTTCGAGAAGCTGTGA
- a CDS encoding type II toxin-antitoxin system RelE/ParE family toxin has translation MRLRVARRAERQIETIAAWWAENRHAAPALFLDELDYTFRLICDAPGVGVPWPTVRRPELRRVLLPRTRYHVYFRADKIADVVYVMAVWGAPRGRTPKL, from the coding sequence GTGCGGCTGCGGGTAGCTCGTCGGGCTGAGCGCCAGATAGAGACGATCGCTGCTTGGTGGGCTGAGAATCGCCACGCAGCGCCGGCGTTGTTTCTCGACGAACTCGACTACACGTTTCGTTTGATTTGTGACGCGCCTGGCGTCGGCGTGCCTTGGCCCACTGTTCGAAGGCCCGAGCTGCGGCGCGTGCTGCTGCCGCGGACTCGCTACCATGTGTATTTCCGTGCGGACAAAATTGCTGACGTTGTCTATGTCATGGCGGTATGGGGGGCTCCCCGGGGGCGGACACCGAAGCTCTAG